One genomic segment of Hordeum vulgare subsp. vulgare chromosome 2H, MorexV3_pseudomolecules_assembly, whole genome shotgun sequence includes these proteins:
- the LOC123425820 gene encoding putative receptor-like protein kinase At4g00960: MLLAAIAVVLLLPLPPATPFEDSYCDGITYAPNSPFQASLSLVAAALPGNASSMPSGFATADAGTSPSRAYAMALCRGDVNASTCDACVAAAFRAAGAQENCPNNTGATIYEDACVLRFSTLQFLDFLRADQWQPRELTFQISQAFGNVTSVPAAWFSAAATSILTAVVDHALALAGNSTAKKYFATGVVDFQPRIYGLAQCLPGMTMSQCQSCLGTLLLQTTPILNTKPRWIMAFVAWCNLRYSVRPFYEGRSMLQLQAPPPPAVVPPSATLEPGGTGKKKSAAGISAGIGCSVVLLLVLSVCAFVRFKRRAKPTEDDHPFKKIVGAQCMTFDLSALQEATENFSEKNKLGVGGFGIVYKGILADGQEIAVKKLLGGTGSGLHQLHNEVQLLAELQHKNLVRLQGFCSHRDDTLLVYEYIKNGSLDNFLFRTSEENTLSWEQQYNIILGIAKGILYLHEDSSMRIIHRDLKPNNILVDDGMDPKIADFGLARLLGEGHTHTKTATAVGTLGYMAPEYAIHGRVSPKIDIFSFGVLVLEIVTRKRNSSSEDRDEVNLISDVWNCWTKGTISQMIDRSLDEHARSQALRCIHIGLMCVQSDPEDRPYISSVIFMLTRDNTEIQAPAQPAFFFGRESAIASLAYDRSDFVPGQDISVNAVTITEPYPR; encoded by the exons ATGCTTCTCGCCGCCATAGCCGTCGTCCTGCTCCTGCCGCTGCCGCCTGCCACGCCGTTCGAGGACTCCTACTGCGACGGCATAACCTACGCACCCAACAGCCCTTTCCAAGCGAGCCTCAGCCTCGTCGCCGCGGCGCTCCCCGGCAACGCCTCCTCCATGCCGTCCGGCTTCGCCACCGCCGACGCCGGCACGTCGCCCAGCCGGGCCTACGCCATGGCGCTCTGCCGCGGCGACGTCAACGCCTCCACCTGCGACGCTTGCGTGGCCGCTGCGTTCCGTGCCGCCGGCGCGCAGGAGAACTGCCCCAACAACACGGGCGCCACCATCTACGAGGACGCCTGCGTGCTTCGCTTCTCCACCCTGCAGTTCCTCGACTTCCTCAGGGCCGACCAGTGGCAGCCCAGAGAGCTTAC TTTTCAAATTAGCCAGGCGTTTGGGAATGTCACGTCAGTCCCGGCAGCATGGTTCAGCGCCGCCGCCACGTCCATCCTCACCGCCGTGGTCGACCACGCATTGGCCTTGGCGGGCAACTCCACCGCCAAGAAGTACTTCGCCACGGGCGTGGTGGACTTCCAGCCCAGGATTTACGGGCTCGCGCAGTGCCTCCCGGGGATGACGATGTCGCAGTGCCAGAGCTGCCTCGGGACCCTCCTCTTGCAAACAACGCCCATACTCAACACCAAGCCTCGATGGATCATGGCTTTTGTGGCCTGGTGCAACCTGAGGTACAGCGTGCGGCCGTTCTACGAGGGCCGGTCGATGCTGCAGCTCCAGGCGCCACCACCGCCGGCAGTCGTGCCGCCATCCGCAACTCTGGAGCCTGGAGGAACAG GGAAGAAAAAGAGCGCAGCAGGAATCTCTGCGGGCATTGGTTGTTCCGTCGTCTTGCTATTGGTTCTTTCAGTTTGCGCTTTCGTTCGATTCAAGAGAAGGGCTAAGCCTACAGAGGACGACCACC CATTCAAGAAAATTGTGGGAGCACAATGCATGACCTTTGATTTATCGGCACTGCAAGAGGCAACTGAAAACTTCTCGGAAAAGAATAAGCTCGGAGTAGGTGGTTTTGGCATTGTGTACAAG GGGATACTAGCAGATGGGCAGGAAATAGCAGTGAAGAAGCTTTTGGGAGGAACTGGGAGTGGTTTGCATCAACTGCACAATGAGGTGCAGCTATTGGCAGAGCTGCAGCACAAGAACCTTGTTAGATTACAGGGGTTTTGCTCGCATCGGGATGATACGCTGCTCGTTTACGAATATATCAAGAATGGGAGCCTCGACAACTTTCTATTCA GGACTAGTGAGGAAAACACACTGAGCTGGGAGCAACAGTACAACATCATTCTTGGGATTGCCAAGGGAATTTTGTATCTTCACGAGGATTCAAGCATGAGGATCATCCACCGGGATCTGAAACCTAACAACATTCTCGTTGATGATGGCATGGATCCGAAAATCGCAGACTTTGGACTTGCAAGGCTGCTAGGAGAAGGTCATACTCATACTAAGACAGCTACAGCTGTTGGAACACT AGGTTACATGGCACCCGAGTACGCAATACACGGACGCGTGTCGCCCAAGATCGACATTTTCAGCTTCGGTGTCTTGGTCCTCGAAATTGTAACTAGGAAACGGAACAGCAGTTCTGAAGATCGCGATGAAGTGAATCTTATCAGTGAT GTGTGGAACTGCTGGACGAAAGGGACGATATCGCAGATGATAGACCGATCGCTGGATGAACACGCTCGAAGCCAGGCATTACGATGTATCCACATCGGGTTAATGTGCGTCCAGTCGGACCCTGAAGACAGGCCTTACATATCATCTGTCATTTTCATGCTAACCAGGGACAACACGGAGATTCAAGCACCCGCGCAACCTGCATTCTTCTTTGGGAGAGAATCTGCTATAGCTTCTCTGGCATATGACCGATCTGATTTCGTCCCGGGACAGGACATCTCTGTGAACGCAGTTACAATTACGGAGCCGTATCCTAGATAA